A window from Carassius carassius chromosome 40, fCarCar2.1, whole genome shotgun sequence encodes these proteins:
- the rangap1b gene encoding ran GTPase-activating protein 1b, with the protein MASGDIAQITEALAKTHVGEVELSYKGQGLKLDNAESVKEMVQEIERCQGLQSLRLEGNTLGVEAAQAIAKSLEAKRELEQCHWSDLFTGRLRSEIPPALKSLGYSLMTSGARLTHLDLSDNAFGPDGVKGIESLLKSTACYTLLELRLNNCGMGIGGGMVLASALTECHKQSSAAGSPLRLKVFIAGRNRLENDGATALAKAFKLLGSLEEVHMPQNGINHLGITALATAIKHNPNLQVLNLNDNTFTKRGSIAMAEAIRYLQCLKVINFGDCLVRSEGAIAIAGALREGLPFLRELNLSFGEICEAAAVVVAKAVRGKSDLVKLDLNGNCFGEEGCEALREVMESMNMEDLLGALSDDEGEPEDEEEEDEEEKEDEEHTEENCVNGTKDVIEEKEEPHCTSELTSFLISPSAEKLISLGPKRVQLIEQQVDVSDASKVSEIFLKISSVYKDEPEVKQAIFESTDALLRKAFSNSHSQSYSFISSLIVNLGLLKSEDKKIKKVAVLPGHLLALEHAAAQEFFPADQAGVLEEFVSRNGKVLESCCNARDALKTTLVKRTTA; encoded by the exons ATGGCTTCTGGAGATATTGCTCAGATTACAGAGGCGCTGGCCAAAACTCATGTTGGAGAAGTGGAATTAAGTTATAAGGGACAAGGGCTGAAGTTGGACAATGCTGAGTCAG TGAAAGAAATGGTGCAGGAGATCGAGCGGTGTCAGGGGCTGCAGTCTCTCAGATTAGAGGGAAACACATTGGGGGTTGAAGCAGCACAGGCAATTGCAAAATCTCTTGAAGCGAAAAGGGAATTGGAG CAATGCCATTGGAGTGACTTGTTCACGGGTCGCCTTCGCTCTGAAATTCCACCTGCTCTG AAATCATTGGGCTATTCTTTGATGACATCGGGGGCCAGACTGACTCATCTGGACTTGAGCGACAATGCCTTTGGCCCTGATGGTGTAAAGGGAATTGAAAGCCTTCTGAAGAGCACTGCATGCTACACTTTACTTGAGCTCAGGCTTAATAATTGTGGCATGGGCATTGGAGGGGGTATG gtCCTTGCTTCTGCTTTGACTGAATGTCACAAGCAGTCTAGTGCAGCTGGCTCTCCCCTGAGGTTAAAAGTCTTCATAGCTGGACGTAATCGGCTGGAGAATGATGGTGCTACTGCACTTGCCAAAGCATTTAAG ttgtTAGGCAGTCTTGAGGAGGTCCATATGCCACAGAATGGAATCAACCATCTTGGTATCACTGCTTTAGCCACTGCCATAAAGCACAACCCAAACCTTCAGGTCCTCAACCTCAATGACAACACTTTTACTAAGAGAGGATCGATAGCCATGGCGGAG GCTATTAGGTACCTCCAGTGTCTTAAAGTCATCAATTTTGGGGATTGTTTGGTTCGCTCAGAAGGTGCGATTGCTATAGCAGGGGCCCTTAGAGAGGGACTGCCATTCCTCAGG GAGCTGAATTTGTCATTTGGAGAGATTTGTGAGGCTGCAGCTGTGGTAGTTGCAAAGGCTGTTCGGGGCAAATCTGATCTGGTGAAACTGGACCTGAatg GAAATTGCTTTGGAGAGGAAGGCTGTGAGGCTCTCAGGGAAGTGATGGAGAGCATGAACATGGAAGATCTGCTGGGAGCGCTCAG TGATGATGAAGGAGAGCctgaagatgaggaggaggaagatgaagaagagaaggAAGATGAAGAGCATACAGAGGAAAATTGTGTCAATGGAACAAAAGATGTAATTGAAGAAAAG GAGGAGCCTCACTGCACTTCTGAGCTCACGTCTTTCCTCATTTCACCGTCAGCTGAGAAACTGATCTCCCTTGGACCCAAAAGGGTCCAGCTCATTGAGCAGCAG gtTGACGTCTCAGATGCTAGTAAGGTTTCAGAAATTTTTCTCAAGATTTCATCAGTATACAAAGACGAACCAGAAGTAAAGCAAGCAATATTTGAGAGCACTG ATGCCCTGTTGAGGAAAGCCTTTTCCAACTCCCACTCTCAATCTTATAGTTTTATCTCCTCACTGATAGTGAACCTGGGACTTTTAAAG AGTGAAGACAAGAAGATAAAGAAGGTAGCTGTACTGCCTGGACACTTACTTGCTTTGGAGCACGCAGCTGCACAAGAGTTTTTCCCAGCAGATCAGGCTGGAGTTCTGGAAGAATTTGTGTCACG AAATGGCAAAGTCTTAGAATCCTGCTGCAATGCCAGAGATGCTCTCAAGACCACATTGGTGAAAAGGACCACTGCTTAG
- the chadlb gene encoding chondroadherin-like b — protein MFSLPTVLVMMLLALEFHTVQSGKCPKFCICDNIQLKVVCVNKNLTEVPPTIDEITVKLDLRGNDMQELPTGAFTHTPYLTHLSLQNSNIQRVREGAFRRLGRLVLLNLANNKIEILYQESFDGLTSLKQLIIDRNRVEEIQPGAFSQLGFLNLLSLTHNQLVYIPNMAFQGLQNIKWLRLSHNSLNYLATEAFAGLFTLTRLSLDDNELQFFPTETMTRLPEVTRLELSYNPMTYLGEESVSMPKLTHLLLDHNSLQDFSNAAILLSPRLAHLDLSHNQLRVLQPMAPGSPKLTHLNLAGNPIYCSCYMRPLREWATRERVRLGGTCGGPAHLSGENLEVVNPADLRCQSQEAMLKAELEELSRLPTLPTTPPPDKVKCPANCQCEAENKHSSCENKGLPKIPRGFSPDTRLLDLRGNHFHYIPANSFPGTAEVVSLHLQRCKIHEVEDGAFNGMKSLVYLYLSENDLTSLSPEAFKGLPHLTYLHLEKNRFTQFPKGAFRLLPGLLALHMENNAIAKLEAGILTGAEKLRGLYLTSNAITAVASRAFDSAPDLDTLHLGTNKLKEVPSEALSKASSLAELNLSSNPIRWIGPQVFQPVAATLTHLYLNHMGLEKVSKDSLAGLGSGLRSLFLEGNQLEELPDLGPLTGLEVINLAENPLVCDCPLLPLRKWIEQVNLKVRATCGHPPELRGQRVKDVHVFKSCPGEKHPLIQHPKPTKATKTESALISPPKVIKIVKAKGKQSKSAKPITMQKRTTKKRKLV, from the exons ATGTTTAGCCTTCCCACAGTGTTGGTTATGATGTTACTTGCCCTGGAGTTCCATACTGTGCAGTCAGGCAAATGCCCAAAGTTCTGCATCTGTGACAACATCCAGCTCAAGGTTGTTTGTGTCAACAAGAATCTCACTGAGGTGCCGCCTACCATTGATGAG ATAACAGTGAAACTCGACCTGAGAGGAAATGACATGCAGGAGCTTCCTACAGGGGCGTTCACACACACCCCTTACCTCACCCACCTGTCGCTGCAGAACAGCAACATCCAAAGGGTACGGGAAGGTGCTTTCCGCAGACTTGGCCGACTGGTCTTACTTAACCTGGCCAACAACAAGATTGAGATCCTGTACCAG GAGTCATTTGATGGGCTTACATCACTGAAGCAGCTAATTATTGACCGAAACAGAGTGGAGGAGATCCAGCCTGGAGCCTTTTCACAGCTTGGCTTTCTCAACctcctctcactcacacacaaccaATTGGTGTACATACCTAATATGGCATTTCAGGGTTTGCAGAACATCAAATGGCTACGTCTCAGTCACAATTCTCTCAATTATCTGGCAACAGAAGCATTTGCTGGCCTCTTCACTCTTACACGTTTGAGCCTGGATGACAATGAACTGCAGTTTTTCCCCACTGAGACGATGACAAG ACTTCCAGAAGTAACTCGCTTAGAGCTAAGCTACAACCCCATGACCTACCTTGGCGAGGAGTCTGTATCTATGCCCAAACTCACTCACCTCCTCCTGGATCATAACTCCCTGCAGGATTTTTCAAATGCAGCTATCCTGCTTTCTCCTCGTCTTGCTCATCTGGACCTAAGTCATAACCAGCTGCGCGTCCTGCAGCCAATGGCCCCCGGCTCTCCCAAACTGACTCACCTCAATCTGGCAGGCAACCCCATCTACTGCAGCTGCTACATGCGGCCTCTGCGCGAGTGGGCGACGCGGGAGCGTGTTCGCCTGGGTGGTACGTGTGGAGGTCCTGCACATCTTTCCGGTGAGAATCTGGAGGTGGTTAATCCTGCTGATTTGCGCTGTCAGAGCCAGGAGGCCATGCTGAAGGCTGAGCTGGAGGAGCTGAGCAGACTGCCCACACTCCCCACAACCCCACCGCCAGATAAAGTCAAATGCCCAGCCAACTGTCAGTGTGAG GCTGAGAACAAGCACTCATCTTGTGAAAACAAAGGCCTCCCCAAGATCCCCCGTGGATTTTCACCGGACACACGCTTGTTGGACTTACGGGGCAACCATTTCCACTACATCCCTGCAAACAGTTTCCCGGGCACTGCAGAAGTGGTTTCCCTTCACTTGCAGCGCTGCAAGATCCACGAGGTAGAAGATGGGGCTTTCAATGGTATGAAGAGTCTGGTCTACCTCTACCTCTCAGAAAATGACCTCACTTCATTGAGTCCTGAGGCATTCAAGGGGTTGCCCCATCTCACTTACCTCCATCTGGAGAAGAATCGTTTCACTCAGTTCCCCAAAGGAGCATTCAGGCTGTTGCCTGGTCTGCTGGCTCTGCACATGGAAAATAATGCTATCGCTAAACTAGAAGCAGGGATCCTGACCGGTGCTGAGAAACTGAGGGGCCTCTATCTCACTTCCAACGCCATCACAGCGGTTGCTTCCAGGGCCTTTGATTCTGCACCTGACTTGGATACTCTTCATCTAGGCACAAACAAACTCAAAGAAGTTCCAAGTGAGGCTCTTTCTAAAGCCAGCAGCCTAGCAGAGCTTAATCTCTCCAGTAACCCTATTCGCTGGATCGGACCACAGGTTTTTCAGCCAGTTGCTGCCACACTTACACATCTTTACCTCAATCATATGGGTTTAGAAAAG GTCTCGAAAGATTCACTAGCAGGACTGGGGTCTGGTCTGAGGAGTCTGTTTCTTGAAGGAAACCAACTTGAGGAGCTGCCAGACTTGGGTCCACTTACAGGACTCGAGGTTATAAACTTGGCAGAGAATCCACTGGTCTGCGATTGTCCACTGTTGCCTCTTCGCAA GTGGATCGAGCAGGTGAATCTGAAGGTCAGAGCCACCTGTGGCCACCCACCAGAACTCAGAGGTCAAAGGGTCAAAGACGTCCATGTTTTTAAGAGCTGCCCAGGGGAAAAGCATCCTCTTATTCAGCACCCAAAACCAACCAAGGCCACAAAGACCGAATCTGCTCTTATCAGTCCTCCAAAAGTCATCAAGATAGTCAAAGCCAAAGGCAAACAAAGCAAAAGTGCAAAACCTATTACAATGCAGAAACGTACAACGAAGAAGAGGAAGTTGGTGTGA